A DNA window from Planctomycetia bacterium contains the following coding sequences:
- a CDS encoding helix-turn-helix domain-containing protein, whose protein sequence is MQLTKRKFTPPEVARLFGVEPGKIIAWIRTGELRAINGATKRGQRPRYLIDVADIEAFERSRQVIPVPAASPRRKRSTENVVEFFK, encoded by the coding sequence GTGCAACTGACCAAGCGCAAGTTCACACCGCCGGAAGTCGCCAGGTTGTTTGGCGTGGAGCCGGGCAAGATTATCGCTTGGATCCGCACCGGTGAACTCCGAGCCATCAACGGGGCCACTAAGCGGGGGCAGCGCCCCCGTTATTTGATCGATGTCGCGGACATTGAAGCGTTTGAGCGATCTCGCCAAGTCATTCCGGTTCCGGCCGCTTCTCCTCGCCGGAAACGCTCGACCGAAAACGTCGTTGAGTTTTTCAAATAG